A region of Desulfatiglans sp. DNA encodes the following proteins:
- a CDS encoding ATP-binding protein — translation MSNIILQAGLENLGRFTEFVTAYARKNGFQRMQTDRIALCLEEAVVNICSYAYPDNPDGKVEISLHMENGDTLIIRIKDSGIPFDILSQKDPDIKAGVSKREIGGLGIFIIKKMMDDVKYDRVDNQNILTMTLKREA, via the coding sequence ATGAGCAATATAATATTGCAGGCCGGTCTGGAAAATCTGGGCAGATTTACTGAATTTGTCACTGCATATGCGAGAAAAAACGGTTTTCAAAGGATGCAGACAGACAGAATAGCCCTGTGTCTTGAAGAAGCAGTCGTTAACATTTGCAGTTACGCCTATCCGGATAATCCAGACGGAAAAGTAGAGATATCCCTCCACATGGAAAACGGAGATACTCTGATCATAAGAATAAAGGACAGCGGCATCCCCTTTGACATTCTATCTCAGAAGGATCCGGATATAAAAGCGGGTGTATCGAAGCGTGAAATCGGTGGTTTGGGAATATTTATTATAAAAAAAATGATGGATGACGTGAAATACGACAGGGTCGATAATCAGAATATATTGACCATGACCCTTAAAAGGGAGGCATGA
- a CDS encoding ABC transporter substrate-binding protein — MRSISTALFLIISILLSTVQSFAGENALKKVSLIPQWVPQAQFAGYYMGLEKDFYKERGIDLTIITGGPDSPPIDLLKDGTADFATVWLTSGLEARDQGIPVINIAQMMQRSSLMLVAKKARGVREPRDMEGKKVGLWGPVFQLQPKAFFKKYNITPQIVRQSYSVNLFLRDGVDVVSAMWYNEYHTILNSGLNPEELTTFMFHEHGLNFPEDGIYALEDTCADDPGLCESFIRASEQGWRYAFAHPEETIDLIMKNLEKEHIPATRVHQRWMLDRIRDLMIPQEDVPMGMLSEEDYYRVANALYSGGFIKKIPKLSDFYRKPGEINEK, encoded by the coding sequence ATGAGATCAATCTCTACAGCCCTGTTTCTGATCATCTCTATCCTGCTTTCCACTGTTCAATCCTTTGCCGGAGAAAATGCCTTGAAAAAGGTGTCCCTGATCCCCCAATGGGTACCCCAGGCCCAGTTTGCAGGATATTATATGGGGCTTGAAAAGGATTTCTATAAAGAGCGGGGCATTGATCTGACGATAATCACAGGGGGGCCGGATAGCCCGCCCATTGACCTTCTAAAGGATGGCACCGCCGATTTCGCGACTGTCTGGCTCACATCAGGGCTGGAGGCAAGGGATCAGGGAATTCCCGTGATTAACATCGCCCAGATGATGCAGCGTTCATCCCTGATGCTCGTTGCCAAAAAAGCTAGAGGCGTCAGGGAACCCCGCGACATGGAAGGCAAAAAGGTGGGCTTGTGGGGTCCTGTGTTCCAGCTTCAGCCAAAGGCTTTTTTTAAAAAATATAATATAACCCCGCAGATTGTGAGGCAGTCCTACTCGGTAAATCTCTTTCTGAGAGACGGCGTGGATGTGGTTTCCGCCATGTGGTACAATGAATACCATACCATTTTAAATTCCGGACTCAACCCCGAAGAACTCACCACCTTTATGTTTCATGAACACGGGCTCAATTTCCCTGAAGATGGAATATACGCACTTGAAGACACCTGTGCAGATGATCCTGGCCTGTGTGAATCCTTTATAAGGGCATCTGAACAGGGGTGGAGATACGCCTTTGCTCATCCTGAGGAGACCATAGATCTGATTATGAAAAATCTCGAAAAAGAGCATATCCCTGCCACAAGAGTTCACCAGAGATGGATGCTGGACAGGATCAGAGACCTGATGATTCCTCAAGAGGATGTGCCAATGGGAATGCTGTCTGAAGAGGACTACTACAGGGTGGCGAACGCACTATACTCGGGCGGCTTTATAAAAAAAATCCCCAAACTCTCCGATTTTTACA
- a CDS encoding MATE family efflux transporter, which produces MRSLPFLKPLDMGKGRVSSTLFMLAVPTMISLFFQNLYSLVDIMFVSWVGTTPLAALSLSVPVFYLALALVRGIGLGTTTLMSSARGEGDEKKADSLAEASLPLMLLILCPLLILTLPGPCKYIFSLLGAKGEVLLTVHDYALWLSLSFPVMGYAMLCESILMSHGDSVTPMKGMVLGNILNLILDPVLIFSANMGVEGASLASLIGWIFTAYYLRRKLITYGYSVPVVKKTGDMIKQWRRIWGIGYVITLSMIVVTFSVGAMNWFLAREGAAAIGAWNLMSRVELMIVLPFMGISHSLVPFVGFNFGRRNKERIIAAVKTSLCIELSGMAVFSLLFIYFSKEIIGLFNPGQDVLQWGAYALRASATAYIFFPFELTLMGTAQGLRRPVFSLVTSIFRQIFLRIPLAALLYGMSGVKGIYWSHPLSMVAGGLLSAALIMVLLRNENILDRSRMSQHHTGANDE; this is translated from the coding sequence ATGAGATCCCTGCCTTTTCTTAAACCGCTGGACATGGGAAAAGGCAGGGTTTCCTCCACCCTGTTTATGCTTGCTGTTCCCACAATGATATCCCTCTTTTTTCAGAACCTGTACAGCCTTGTGGATATCATGTTTGTTTCATGGGTAGGCACAACACCCCTTGCGGCCCTTTCTCTTTCTGTTCCTGTTTTTTACCTGGCACTCGCACTGGTAAGGGGAATAGGCCTGGGGACTACCACCCTGATGAGCTCAGCGCGCGGTGAGGGTGACGAGAAAAAGGCCGATTCTCTGGCCGAGGCATCTCTTCCTTTGATGCTGCTGATACTCTGCCCTCTGCTTATTCTCACTCTTCCCGGTCCATGCAAATACATATTTTCCCTTCTCGGGGCGAAGGGAGAAGTGCTTTTAACGGTCCACGATTACGCCCTCTGGCTCTCACTGAGTTTTCCTGTAATGGGGTATGCCATGCTGTGCGAGTCCATACTTATGAGTCATGGTGATTCCGTTACACCCATGAAGGGCATGGTACTGGGTAACATTTTGAATCTTATACTCGATCCGGTTCTCATCTTTAGTGCCAACATGGGAGTCGAAGGCGCATCTCTGGCATCTCTTATCGGGTGGATATTTACTGCTTATTATCTGAGAAGAAAACTCATCACATACGGATACTCGGTTCCGGTTGTTAAAAAAACCGGGGATATGATAAAGCAGTGGAGGCGTATATGGGGAATAGGTTATGTTATTACCCTCTCCATGATTGTAGTAACCTTTTCAGTGGGGGCCATGAACTGGTTTCTTGCCCGTGAAGGAGCGGCTGCAATAGGGGCATGGAACCTTATGAGCAGGGTGGAACTGATGATAGTTCTTCCCTTTATGGGAATAAGTCACTCCCTTGTGCCATTTGTCGGATTCAATTTCGGAAGACGTAATAAAGAACGTATCATTGCGGCTGTAAAGACATCACTCTGTATCGAATTATCCGGAATGGCGGTTTTTTCACTGCTGTTTATCTATTTTTCAAAAGAGATCATAGGATTATTCAACCCGGGGCAGGATGTCCTGCAATGGGGGGCCTATGCCCTAAGGGCCTCTGCAACAGCCTACATATTTTTCCCCTTTGAACTTACCCTTATGGGCACAGCCCAGGGCCTTAGAAGGCCGGTCTTTTCTCTGGTAACTTCCATATTCAGGCAGATATTTCTGAGGATCCCCCTGGCGGCCCTGCTGTACGGCATGAGCGGTGTTAAAGGTATCTACTGGAGTCATCCCCTCTCCATGGTTGCGGGAGGGCTTCTGTCCGCAGCATTGATTATGGTACTGTTACGTAATGAAAATATTCTGGACCGTTCGCGTATGTCACAACACCATACAGGAGCAAATGATGAATAA
- a CDS encoding STAS domain-containing protein → MEIEHRKDVKADIMTVKGRMDAITTAEFDKKIEEIIQQKGNTIIVDFSGLDYISSAGLRSILSASKKLKGKGGTIILTALKDVVRDVFEISGFSSILTIHESVEKALVEI, encoded by the coding sequence ATGGAGATAGAGCACAGGAAAGATGTTAAGGCGGATATCATGACTGTAAAGGGAAGAATGGACGCCATAACCACTGCGGAATTTGATAAAAAAATCGAAGAGATTATTCAGCAGAAGGGAAACACTATTATTGTGGATTTTTCCGGGCTGGATTATATAAGCAGCGCTGGTCTTAGGAGTATCCTGTCGGCATCAAAAAAACTTAAAGGTAAAGGCGGAACTATAATCCTCACGGCATTAAAGGATGTGGTAAGGGATGTGTTCGAAATATCCGGTTTCAGCTCCATACTGACGATACATGAATCCGTGGAAAAGGCCCTCGTGGAGATATGA